In Papaver somniferum cultivar HN1 chromosome 1, ASM357369v1, whole genome shotgun sequence, a genomic segment contains:
- the LOC113312853 gene encoding DEAD-box ATP-dependent RNA helicase 53, mitochondrial-like, whose product MNHLLRKSCTSIASSSIASKQTLTALMLSIESFHTVPSPSQSSISTGERRDFCKVSERYGRNGFLGVRQFHFSTNPLEIRASSFLGKAEFASFSDDSSDEDKVSVGIGGKKDEGLEISKLGIEEEITTALAKRGITKLFPIQRAVLEPAMAGRDMIGRARTGTGKTLAFGIPIMDKILKFNAKHGKGRNPLALVLAPTRELARQVEKEFHESAKDLDTLCVYGGVPVQQQTRTLNYGVDVVVGTPGRIIDLCNRGSLNLSEVQFIVLDEADQMLAVGFDEDVETILQKLPKKRQSMMFSATMPPWIRKLTQKYLKDPLTVDLVGDSDQKLAEGISLYSIAADTYGKASIIAPLITEHAKGGKTIVFTQTKRDADRLAYSMGRTLKCEALHGDISQNQRERTLAGFRDGSFNVLVATDVAARGLDVPNVDLVIHYELPSTSEIFVHRSGRTGRAGKKGSAILIHSDQQTRAVRGIERDVGGKFKELPKIAATGGSDDMFGGMGGARFGSRGGGFGSGGGGSRGGGFGSGGDYGGRSSGRSGGDRYDDSSSGRFGSFGGSGSGRSSGGSYGGSGRGGSGGGGRSSGGFGGGGRSSGGFGRSDDY is encoded by the exons ATGAATCACCTTCTAAGGAAATCATGTACATCAATAGCTTCATCTTCGATTGCATCAAAGCAGACACTCACTGCTTTGATGCTTTCAATTGAATCGTTTCATACAGTTCCATCTCCATCACAATCCAGTATTAGTACTGGCGAAAGGAGAGATTTCTGTAAGGTTTCTGAGAGATATGGACGAAATGGGTTTCTTGGGGTTcgtcaatttcatttttcaactaATCCATTAGAAATTAGGGCATCGTCTTTTTTAGGTAAAGCTGAGTTTGCTAGTTTTAGTGATGATTCATCTGATGAAGACAAGGTCTCTGTGGGTATTGGTGGTAAGAAAGATGAAGGTCTTGAGATTTCTAAGCTTGGGATTGAAGAGGAGATTACTACAGCTTTGGCTAAGAGAGGAATCACCAAACTTTTCCCTATTCAG AGAGCCGTACTGGAGCCGGCCATGGCGGGGCGCGATATGATAGGTAGAGCAAGAACTGGTACAGGGAAGACACTTGCATTTGGGATTCCAATTATGGATAAAATCTTAAAGTTCAATGCCAAACATGG GAAAGGAAGAAATCCATTGGCTTTGGTTTTGGCTCCAACTAGAGAACTTGCAAGACAAGTTGAGAAGGAATTCCATGAATCTGCAAAGGACCTGGATACATTATGTGTTTATGGTGGTGTGCCCGTACAACAGCAGACGCGTACGCTTAATTATGGAGTTGATGTCGTTGTTGGTACTCCTGGTCGTATCATTGACCTCTGTAACAGAGGTTCATTAAACTTGTCCGAAGTTCAGTTTATTGTTCTTGATGAGGCTGATCAGATGCTTGCTGTGGGCTTCGACGAAGATGTTGAAACGATATTACAGAAGCTACCTAAGAAGCGTCAGAGTATGATGTTCTCAGCTACAATGCCACCATGGATAAGAAAGCTGACCCAGAAGTACCTTAAAGATCCATTAACTGTTGATCTT GTGGGAGATTCAGATCAGAAACTGGCTGAGGGTATTTCGCTATACTCAATTGCAGCAGACACGTACGGAAAGGCATCAATTATTGCACCTCTAATAACA GAACATGCAAAAGGTGGAAAGACTATTGTCTTCACCCAAACAAAACGTGATGCTGATCGACTAGCTTACTCTATGGGACGAACCTTAAAGTGTGAGGCATTGCATGGAGATATCTCACAAAATCAGAGGGAAAGGACCCTTGCGGGTTTTCGAGATGGGTCATTCAATGTCTTAGTTGCTACTGATGTTGCTGCTCGTGGACTTGATGTTCCTAACGTCGATCTT GTTATACATTACGAGCTTCCTAGCACTTCGGAGATCTTTGTTCATAGGTCTGGCAGAACAGGACGTGCTGGAAAGAAAGGTAGTGCAATTCTAATCCACTCAGATCAGCAGACCAGAGCTGTGAGGGGTATTGAGAGAGATGTGGGAGGCAAGTTTAAAGAG CTCCCTAAAATTGCTGCTACTGGCGGAAGTGACGACATGTTTGGAGGCATGGGTGGTGCTCGATTTGGATCACGAGGAGGTGGCTTTGGATCAGGAGGTGGTGGATCACGAGGAGGTGGTTTTGGGTCAGGAGGTGATTATGGTGGTAGATCATCTGGTCGTTCAGGCGGAGACAGATACGACGATTCTAGTTCTGGACGTTTTGGTTCTTTTGGGGGATCCGGTTCAGGTAGATCATCTGGAGGCAGTTATGGCGGCAGTGGTCGAGGTGGCTCTGGTGGTGGAGGTCGTTCATCAGgtggttttggtggtggtggtcgttcaTCAGGTGGTTTTGGTCGATCTGATGATTATTGA